A window of the Hypomesus transpacificus isolate Combined female chromosome 8, fHypTra1, whole genome shotgun sequence genome harbors these coding sequences:
- the LOC124470138 gene encoding pinopsin-like, translating to MKFTSGQQVQCSFHGYVSAFHDGLGIIPVGLSLLKSQQDALLTGERRTVENRCPWAGMIVSNVSLNCASCPVGDGTVVSRTLSPTGHLVVAVCLGFIGTFGFLNNFLVLTLFCRYRTLRSPINFLLVSISFSDLLVCVLGTPFSFAASTQGRWLIGRGGCVWYGFVNACLGIVSLISLAVLSYERYCTMLSPTQADGRNYWPVLGGVCFSWLYSVAWTVPPLLGWSRYGPEGPGTTCSVDWSTQTPNNISYIVCLFTFCLLLPFFVIVFSYGKLLAAIRQVSSVSSVVSRRREQRVLVMVVTMVACYLVCWLPYGVAALLSTFGPRDFLSPEVTIIPSLLAKTSTVVNPVIYIYMNKQFYRCFRAFLSCSTPDHGSSYKTSSRATKTFRNNRHGNGHNVRVGLPPIGPPTPHSVHQSSEAANCQPSSNPHIPSPPQTPPTGTPRPRLTLVAHYNV from the exons ATGAAGTTCACCAGTGGACAGCAGGTCCAATGCAGCTTCCATGGGTATGTCTCCGCATTCCATGATGGGCTTGGCATTATACCAGTTGGTCTCTCTTTGCTCAAAAGTCAACAGGACGCGCTGCTCACCGGGGAACGAAGAACAGTAGAGAACCGTTGCCCTTGGGCCGGTATGATTGTATCAAATGTGAGCTTAAACTGCGCGAGCTGTCCAGTGGGAGACGGCACAGTGGTCTCGCGAACTCTCAGCCCCACCGGGCACCTTGTGGTTGCAGTGTGCCTCGGATTCATCGGAACGTTCGGTtttctcaataactttttggtTCTCACTCTGTTTTGTCGGTACCGGACACTGCGCTCGCCTATAAATTTCCTGCTTGTCAGTATCTCGTTTAGTGACTTGCTGGTGTGCGTACTTGGAACCCCGTTCAGCTTTGCCGCCAGTACGCAGGGCAGGTGGCTGATCGGACGCGGCGGCTGCGTATGGTATGGCTTCGTTAACGCATGCTTAG gcATCGTGTCGCTCATCTCCCTGGCCGTGCTGTCGTACGAGCGCTACTGCACCATGCTGAGCCCCACCCAGGCAGACGGGCGCAACTACTGGCCCGTCCTGGGAGGGGTGTGTTTCTCCTGGCTGTACTCGGTGGCCTGGACCGTGCCCCCCCTGCTGGGCTGGAGCCGCTACGGCCCCGAGGGGCCCGGGACCACCTGCTCTGTGGACTGGAGCACCCAGACGCCCAACAACATCTCCTACATCGTGTGCCTGTTCACCTTCTGCCTCCTGCTGCCCTTCTTCGTCATCGTGTTCTCCTATGGGAAACTGCTGGCCGCCATCCGACAG GTCAGCAGTGTCAGCTCGGTAGTGTCCCGTCGCCGGGAGCAACGCGTGCTGGTGATGGTGGTTACCATGGTAGCGTGCTACCTGGTGTGCTGGTTACCGTACGGTGTGGCGGCTCTCCTGTCCACCTTCGGCCCCCgtgacttcctgtcccctgaggtcaccatcatcccctccctgCTGGCCAAGACTTCCACTGTGGTCAACCCggtcatatacatatatatgaacaagcag ttctacAGGTGTTTCAGAGCTTTCCTGAGTTGCTCCACCCCTGACCATGGCTCCAGCTACAAAACATCGTCGCGTGCGACCAAAACGTTCCGAAACAACCGTCATGGAAACGGACACAACGTTAGAGTTGGGCTGCCACCCATTGGCCCGCCCACTCCCCATTCTGTCCACCAATCGTCCGAGGCGGCAAACTGTCAACCTTCCTCCAATCCCCACATTCCTTCCCCACCTCAGACCCCTCCCACTGGCACGCCCAGACCCAGACTGACTCTTGTGGCACATTATAATgtctag